ACGCCGCGCGTGCACGATCACGCGGTAGTACTCGTCGCGATCCCAGATGTTGTTGAGGATCTGCACGACCTCGCGGAGCCGAGAGGCTCCCCACAGCAGCCGGTGGAACTCGCCGTCCGCCGCCATCGCGCGGGCGACGTCGCGGGCGCCGCGGCCGGCCGCCATCTCCGTCTGGAGCGCGCGCAGCCGCCCGAGGATCTCCGGCGTGATCCGGTCGCGTGCCTCGCGTATGCAGAGGGCTTCCAGCGCCGCCAGGAGGAGGAAGCGCTCACGGAACTCGTCGGCGGAGAGGCGACGAACGACCACGTCCCGGTGCGACGTGATCTGGACGAATCCCTCGCTCTCGAGGCGGCGCAGCGCCTGCATCACCGGGATGCGCGAG
Above is a genomic segment from Candidatus Methylomirabilota bacterium containing:
- a CDS encoding GntR family transcriptional regulator, coding for MAPRAAASPVPSPARPQTREEQAYRDVRCAIVEGRLAPGERIVAASVAAAAGISRIPVMQALRRLESEGFVQITSHRDVVVRRLSADEFRERFLLLAALEALCIREARDRITPEILGRLRALQTEMAAGRGARDVARAMAADGEFHRLLWGASRLREVVQILNNIWDRDEYYRVIVHARRGGFARESVAEHELILRALEARDYEQAAHALEHHRMHAMGRLAHTT